In Aedes albopictus strain Foshan chromosome 3, AalbF5, whole genome shotgun sequence, the genomic window cggcaggtttgttctcttcgtcatggggggttttttgtcagccaaattgcctgaaacttggccatataattcagcttagaggcttaatttacaaaactgtagataacttttgataggaaaaaaagacatctctatttttttgatatgttcacacttaaaataaagtaccgtattcagctgttctattttcggtaaaagttcagattaccgaattttcagcaacatattaccgaagttcgtcaaaaaattaccgaacgttcggtaaactctactgaatcatcggtaatgtttaccgaacgttcggtaaaaattagcagaacttcggtaaaactgtactgaacttcggtaatccgaacttttaccgaaaatagaacagccgaacaagtgactctagaATGAgtgtgttatgtataaatgcctcagatttcaattgatgcaaaaattttgaaaatcggtggttgccctcatggtgaaaaaaatgttttggtataaaaatccaagatggcggccaaaatcaatatggccgatccaactttttattattgtaaatagtagctttatctttcctcttttcaacaacaattccttttgagttggtttttggagaaactttcgagttataacggtttaaatgagccaccatttgaccaaaatcgaggggtctgcaaaaattgttgtgactcaaactaacggggggtccatcaatttgagtaaccaaatgccttttttttactttttagcgagggattttagaaaatcggcaccttaaacatttttgaagacaaggtgtaaatagtgggccggtctcagcgagagttacccactgCGATTGAATTCtgtccatcattgaaggccttggaaagtagtcgccataattgtgattttcttgcaacgcacaatattgCTACGATTCATAAAGCCatccccaacaaacatttttgctgtacaagagtgaaaaaaaaacaactcttaagcaaactttagcataagaaactgttattcagctagttctgttacttgggtcgtGTCGTCAAAACGAGTTTATATGTTGGGTAATCCCTGTTTGTGGTGATGACGTACTCTTTAATTTTTACACAAGTATTTAACGGATTTTTATTCGAGCTTGAAAGTCTGTTCCCTGTGACACAAGGTTACGATGGCGCTATCTCTTCATTTCATAGCAGCCATTTTAGGACCaacaaattttatgaaattttcggTAGAGAAGTAAGAATATCTcttgttgaagtatatatcaagggaagcatgatgtcttgcatagGGTCGATAGAATaatttttctagatatatttaaCCACTAGACGACttgtgcacagacaaacagacgtatcacttggaacaaagtgcgattaaaattATCGTCGCAAAAGCATAATCGCCTAATGCTAATTACACTGTGATTTACAAACCCACTgtatagatggcggtagtgagcaaacgtcaaacaggatcaAAAATTATGCGAGAGCCATGAGCGTTACAGAATATTCAAAgagtccgttaaaaagggaaacggcgGGGAGTGGGTAGAGTGAAAAGTCTGTGGTTTCATCTtggatttcatgtttttttttatgttatttaTGCAAACGATGGCCTGGTTTCAGtgaaaactacccaaaattgcaTTGAAAAATGATTGTATGATTGTTGATTGTAATCTAGATTGTCATCGATGTGAACTTGTGAAGAATAAAGTTCAACTGAAATTTTCGGATACAATTGAATTATCTAAACCGGATGTATGTTCCTAATTCTTATACTTTAATGCACATACTCATTCCTAGTAACTAACTTCAAAGGGGAACCTACGCTAGACTTAGTTGTAAAATCTTGTTACAAGATTTCTCGAAAATATCACTTTCTTTGGTGTCGTACGTCATCATAGCTTTGGCACGTGTTCTGCGTTGGCAGTATCTGATTTGAAAATTGTCGTTCGCTTTCTTTGGTATCGATTCTAATCTAATTTTATAACTTCGTATCTATTCGTGGTTGTCTTAATGGAAGCATACTGCTCCAATTTCGATCCAGAACTGTTGATTCGACTCACCAACATCCCTTACGGCAATGTCGATTATCGGCAGCCTCGTCGGTTTCTCCGTTTTGTAGGATAAAATAGTTTGAGCATAGCTGGGCATCCGATGTTGACACTCGTCCACAACCGCTTCATACCGTAATCTCTGAGGTCCTCTTGCCGTCAGTTCTGCATCGTTCCATGCTAGAAGCTTCAGGCTCTGTCTGTAGCTGTTTTTCTCTTTGTTGAAGAATGCTACGCTGTTTTTGCAATGATATGTTACATTCTGCGTTGCTGAACCAGACAGGAGTTGCAAAAATCCTATTTGGTTACTGTCAGCCTTATAGGTTATCTTCATTCCGGCTTCCATTTCACCTAACCATACCTCTTGGTCTTCACCCACGTAATGTAGTTCTTTCGTGCGTAGCGGTTGCGGAAGTATACACGAAGATTTCTTCTCAGAATCACAGTACACTAGAATTGCATCTCGAACATCGCCTTCATTTGGATCGATCCAGTAATGACCAGACTTGTACTCTGGGTAAGCGGCAAACAGATCTCTACACGTTTTTGCTGGTGATGATTGCTTTCCATCGGGCTTTTTAAATGTGTTAAACGTGGTTTTCAGTCGTTCGTAAGCCGTTTCAACCAGTTGTCGTCTTTCTTCATCTGTTAGTTCGAAAACTTTGTTGAATTTCATTGGTTCATCACCTTGACTCGGGTCAGGACCTTTCATGTTATTAACTTGACCATGACCTAATAAGGCAGCCAGAGCTGCTGCATCATAACCAATACCATCTCCTGGTGGCCCGGGAGGTCCTGGAGGACCAGATGGACCTACAGGTCCAGGTTTTCCATCATTTCCAGGTGAACCTCTTGGTCCTGCAATACCTAAAATTCCTTGAGGGCCAGGAGAGCCGTCCCTACCAGGTGGGCCTCGTGGACCAGCATCACCAGGTTTACCTGGTTGTCCTACAGCTCCAGTATCACCCTTGTCTCCATGAGGTCCAGCAGGACCAGGAAGACCTTGTAGACCAATCAAACCACGATGTCCTTTCACTCCTTTGGCGCCAGCTTCACCGGCATCTCCCTTTGAACCTTCTAATCCTGGTGGACCAGGTTTCCCGTGAGGACCTCTTGGGCCTTCAATACCTTGTGGACCGGTTTCTCCTCGTAGACCTCTCTCTCCGGTTTGACCAATGAGGCCTTGTGGTCCTGGGGGACCAGGAAGTCCAGGAGCTCCAGGTAAACCTTGACTACCCGGTGAACCAACTGGGCCCTTATCGCCAGTTCGACCAGCAATTCCGGGGGGTCCCTGCtttccaggaacaccttcaaTACCTGGATCACCAGCTGGTCCTTGAGAACCCGGTGGCCCAGCAACTCCCATAGGTCCAGGTGGTCCATCATTTCCAGGTTTACCTGACTGTCCAGGTTCACCGGCAGCGCCCCGCAGTCCCCTTACTCCAGGTTGACCTAAAATTTAATACTTAGTGAATAAATGTACCATGTACCACTTACGCTTTGAAAACTACCACTTGGTCCAGGAAGTCCAGGCAATCCACGATCACCATGGGGTCCTTGTGgcccaggatttcctggaggacctGGAGGACCATCGCTACCAGCTGATCCCTTGATTCCTTCTGTTCCAGGCTGGCCGGGTAATCcttaaaaacacgaaaaaaaaagtttaaccaACTGATATCAACGTAAGAGAGTAACCAACCGGCCGGTCCTGGATTTCCTGGTCTTCCAGTGTCCCCTGGATTTCCTTTTAAGCCTGGAGTTCCTGCGCTACCGGGCGGACCGGGGTTTCCTGGTTGACCCTGTAAAGGCACATGTTTTCATTTGATTTTCAACTTTTAAACTTTTGTATACATACCGCTCCACCTTGATCACCGGGTCTTCCAGGAGGACCCATAGATCCTGCTTCTCCTCGTAGACCGGGTTCACCACGCGCACCCTTGCTACCTGTCAAACCAACTAGGCCTTGCGGTCCTTGTTCACCAGGCGTACCAGGATTTCCACTGTTTCCTTGTTCTCCTTTTAGACCCATTGATCCGCGATCGCCTTTTGGTCCAGGCAAACCACTGGTTCCTTGTGGTCCAGGGAACCCTTGTAAACCTTGAGGACCCACAGGCCCACGTTCGCCAACTCCTCCAGGCGTTCCCGATTCCCCAGGAACACCAGGCGTTCCTGGCTCTCCCTTTTCCGCTGGCTCTCCTGGTGGTCCTGTTTGACCCATGGGACCTTGAAGACCTCGTTCACCTTGTCTACCAGCCGGACCTTCAGGACCAACTGGGCCGACTGAACCACGTTCTCCCTTTTCACCCGCTGGTCCTGGTAAACCTCTCAATCCTGGCATACCAATCATACCTGGGGCTCCCTGATGACCTTTCATACCAGCAGGACCTGGTGAACCCTGTTGATGGAAagattaatttaatttcaaagATCTGTATCTTAACTACCAATTCATACCGGTGGTCCATCATTTCCTTGAGATCCTGGCTCTCCTCGTAAACCGGGTGTTCCTGGTGTTCCTATTGGTCCTCTTTCTCCTGGAAAACCTCGTTCACCTCTGATACCAGCCTGACCAGCTGGTCCAACAGGACCAGGTTGTCCATTTTGACCATCCTTTCCTGGTGCTCCGGGGTTGCCCGGTGTTCCTGGTAGACCCTGGAATCCACGTGGTCCTGTAAGATATACTCGTTGATTGCAAATAAATGGTATTCTAGTTAAATCTATTACCGGCAGGTCCTGGTGGTCCACGATCTCCGTCATTTCCTGGAGGCCCAGGTGGTCCTGCAACTCCGGGTGGGCCATCCTTTCCAGCATCACCTCGGGGACCTTGTGCTCCTGGAAGTCCTACATCTCCGTCCTTTCCAGGTTCACCCGGGAAGCCTGTCGATACAAGTTGGTTAGGAACTTATGGAAAAAGTAATAAATACTTGTGTTTTACCTTTATCTCCCGGTAGACCAATTGGTCCCGGAAGACCTTGCAGTCCTTGAGATCCAGGTTCTCCAGTctacaaaatatatatttttattacAAATAGAAGTAATGAGTCATTAACATACCTTTCCATCTGCTCCAGCAGGGCCTCTTTCTCCAGGGGCACCTGATTTTCCCTGTGCACCCGGTTTACCAGCCATCCCTCTTAAACCTTGAATACCTGGTTGACCTGGAGCGCCTGGATCACCCGTTGAACCTTTGTTACCCTGTGGACCAGGAGCTCCTCGATCTCCACTCTGTCCTTTTATTCCTTGAGCTCCGTCTGGACCGGGTAATCCAGGAACACCAGGTAGGCCTCGTTCTCCTTGTGGGCCTGTTAGACCGGTTGGTCCTTTCATGCCTCGCTTTCCACGCTTTCCTTCAGGTCCAACAGCACCAGGAAGTCCTCGTGGTCCCGGCATGCCATCTTCTCCCTTAATTCCTGAATCTCCCTTATAACCTCGTTCTCCAGGAAGACCCTAAAGATATAAATTATTTATTTGACATTCGTGGTTGGAAGAGTATAACAGGCCATACAGGTTCTCCTTTGATACCAGGCTGCCCGGGACTTCCGTTTGAACCAGGAGATCCTCGTGGTCCAGGGAAACCAGGTGGACCAGCCATACCAGGGGCGCCAACTGAACCTTTTTCACCAGAAGCACCATCTTTACCGGGAGGACCATTCAAGCCTGGCTCTCCAGGTTGTCCTGGTCTTCCAGATTCTCCACGCGGTCCTTGAGGACCTTGACTGCCTGTAATTGAACAAGTTAAGGTGATTATATATTCTACATGAAGAATATGGCGAAGCCacatcttgaattttcaaaagcacaaatctgaagaaccaaatatcgcaaagcgctgaaaagttgatcgattgatcagccgctggtggtgaccaatcgatcaacttttcagtgcaatccgtcatttggtacttcagatttgtgctcttgaaaattcgaggtgtggcttcgccatatcttcaccttaaatgtGATTTCTCACAGCAAATGATTTAGAAATATTAATGTACCTTTTGGTCCCTGCGCCCCCATATCTCCTTTGTTTCCAGGCGTGCCAGGAAAGCCTGGAGGACCTGATTTACCAACAGGACCTGGTTGACCTGGAGGCCCAGCGATTCCATCAATACCCCGCAATCCTACCGGTCCTGGTGATCCTTCACGACCTCTTTCACCGCGCGGTCCAGCTGGACCCTGTCCAAAAAATTGGGCATAAGATAGTACTTTTAACTGCAAAATCATGTTCACTTACAATCGGTCCTGGGGCTCCGATTGGACCAATCGATCCCACTGAGCCCTTCTCTCCGGGTGCTCCTTGTTCTCCTTTCGGACCATCTTGACCAGTCAATCCTTGATGTCCTTTGATGCCGGGCATTCCAGGTAATCCAGGCAATCCACGTGGACCTGGTGCTCCTACTGTTCCCTGTGGGCCTTGTTCGCCGTCATCTCCAGATGCTCCGTCTTTTCCAGGAGGACCCGGTAGACCTCGAGGACCAGGTGGACCCGAAACGCCTTGTGGACCAGGCTCTCCGGGTTCACCACGTGAGCCTTGGAAACCTTGAGGTCCAGAAACTCCTGATGGACCAGGGGGACCTCTAGGACCTACTGGTCCTACTTGCGCCTGCATGAATTGGAAGTTGTCTGGGGATGGTCCCTTGTCTGAGCCGGCCATTGACTCTTGAAGCTGCTGGGTGTAAAACGATAAATCTGGTGGTGGTCCAGGGAGACCTGGTTGTCCCGGCACTCCTGGTGTACCGGGAGTACCAGGAAGTCCTGCTTCTCCCGGAAGCCCAGGATGCCCGGATGGGCCCAATGGCAACCGGGGTGTAATTTGGGCTGCATCAAATTCCGGCGCCTCGGTGGTGGTTGTGGTACTTGTGGTGGTCGTTGTCGTTGTGGTACTAGGTGGAATGATTTCCACATTGACATCGGCTTTGATCAAGGGACAGTCGGCTTCATCGCAAACCACTACGCTGTTGCGACACTGACATGTAGCACATCCTTTATAGCCTGACTGGAATTGTTCTTTCTCACGGTACCATTTGTCTCCGTAGTAGCAGGTGAAGGGTTGCACGATTGATTCCGGCTCCAGTGGGCTCACGCTGACGGTGATGTGCGGCGATGGTAGCTCTCCGCGGGGAATTTCATCATCTGGCTGGCGAAATGTGGATTCTGTTCCGCGGTTGGCTGTAAGGGTAATTTGTGgaaattttagaaagaaaaaCACACGGTACGATTTTTAATGAACAAATTTTTGACCCCTTCTATCTCAAGACTCCAGTACTTTGGATCAAATAATACCGAGACCGacatattttcttgaaaaattgacTTTAATTTTTCCGGAATTTCGACCACAAATTTTCTATAATAACTTGGTCAGAAATTGAAGTCTTAATTTTAATCGGAACTCATAAAGGGACTTTGGCTTAAATAGTTTCaaaattttttattgattttttttctagaaatagcACTATAGCACTGTATAGTATTTTCATCCGttcatttttgaaaattattttcagAGGTCACAATTATCTTCCATAGCAATTGTGTTAGAACATTTAAGCCAgagtttattttaaaaaatcccgaaaatcGTTCTgttactcctccagagattttaccaAGGATTTGGTGAGAAACTCTTTTTGGAGCTTTTGTAAAAACTGATCCCAGCGTTTGCTCTACCaattttctacagacatttttagaagatttttgcaACAAATTCTCCTCTAGGTCCATGAATTTCGATTAAGTCGTGGGGTCCAATGAACAACCTAGTTAAAAGCTTTCGTTTTCATATCTTTAATACGGAATTCAACCTGCATTCAGTACCGGAATTTCGTCATGAATTATGAAAAGTACTTCAAACTTTATAACTTTGCTCGAATATTTTTTCACTACAATATAAAATATTTCCCGTAAAATTAATGATCAGTTTTTCTTTGGTTAGTCCATTCTGTATTTATAAATCCTTTGCTTGAGGGCCCCTACATTTGTTTCTCCGACCCTGAGACatcaaaaactgtgaaaaaaagGTAAGTGTGTAAAAAGAGGTAAGCACTACATCAACAATTCCTCCCCCTATCCCAAGTTATGGTAAAGAtaggcgtggccgggaataactACATCGTTAGTGTGTTCGACTGTTCtacgaaactgtttcgtggtggcttgtcagtcttgacaaaaataaaacactatttatgttattttgtccgacgtttcggtccgtatgggaccttcttcagggactcaatagttacagtgttctcgtccagtgtggttcggtaGAACCTGTTACCTTTGATTTGGTTCGAATTTTCCCGCGCAATCGCAGCCAAATTTGATGCCCTATCGGGGGAAACCCGTTCCGAAAATTAGCACTCCGGAATTCAGAACCTACTTCGGAAAGCAATGGTGATCGAATTATTCttgctttggcaaagttgtggcccctcttccactctacaattcgttctttgacaccaaacatctagctcttatcgttttcttgcaattttgattaaaatgtgcggcacagtgcgcaaaaaagagcTTAAGAGGTaattacacagcaaataattttgtaatatccaggcgcgtaatttccggcgatgtatccatttttgaacgtaatttcattcggttacatcgttttccaacatttatcacactcactatgtacaccctggttggcaccggaaagtgtcaacaaacccattccagcaaaaACTCAGAGCAGTATCatatttggtcggggttctgctaaa contains:
- the LOC109421144 gene encoding collagen alpha-1(I) chain, whose amino-acid sequence is MKFRIRHTALLPLLLIAVILIDQVRTEDEPTVQVVKKVKKKTKKVSKLKPKAVAKAPRERPQADAPPAYPEYDNYDSYDYAEGERDYDADNANRGTESTFRQPDDEIPRGELPSPHITVSVSPLEPESIVQPFTCYYGDKWYREKEQFQSGYKGCATCQCRNSVVVCDEADCPLIKADVNVEIIPPSTTTTTTTTSTTTTTEAPEFDAAQITPRLPLGPSGHPGLPGEAGLPGTPGTPGVPGQPGLPGPPPDLSFYTQQLQESMAGSDKGPSPDNFQFMQAQVGPVGPRGPPGPSGVSGPQGFQGSRGEPGEPGPQGVSGPPGPRGLPGPPGKDGASGDDGEQGPQGTVGAPGPRGLPGLPGMPGIKGHQGLTGQDGPKGEQGAPGEKGSVGSIGPIGAPGPIGPAGPRGERGREGSPGPVGLRGIDGIAGPPGQPGPVGKSGPPGFPGTPGNKGDMGAQGPKGSQGPQGPRGESGRPGQPGEPGLNGPPGKDGASGEKGSVGAPGMAGPPGFPGPRGSPGSNGSPGQPGIKGEPGLPGERGYKGDSGIKGEDGMPGPRGLPGAVGPEGKRGKRGMKGPTGLTGPQGERGLPGVPGLPGPDGAQGIKGQSGDRGAPGPQGNKGSTGDPGAPGQPGIQGLRGMAGKPGAQGKSGAPGERGPAGADGKTGEPGSQGLQGLPGPIGLPGDKGFPGEPGKDGDVGLPGAQGPRGDAGKDGPPGVAGPPGPPGNDGDRGPPGPAGPRGFQGLPGTPGNPGAPGKDGQNGQPGPVGPAGQAGIRGERGFPGERGPIGTPGTPGLRGEPGSQGNDGPPGSPGPAGMKGHQGAPGMIGMPGLRGLPGPAGEKGERGSVGPVGPEGPAGRQGERGLQGPMGQTGPPGEPAEKGEPGTPGVPGESGTPGGVGERGPVGPQGLQGFPGPQGTSGLPGPKGDRGSMGLKGEQGNSGNPGTPGEQGPQGLVGLTGSKGARGEPGLRGEAGSMGPPGRPGDQGGAGQPGNPGPPGSAGTPGLKGNPGDTGRPGNPGPAGLPGQPGTEGIKGSAGSDGPPGPPGNPGPQGPHGDRGLPGLPGPSGQPGVRGLRGAAGEPGQSGKPGNDGPPGPMGVAGPPGSQGPAGDPGIEGVPGKQGPPGIAGRTGDKGPVGSPGSQGLPGAPGLPGPPGPQGLIGQTGERGLRGETGPQGIEGPRGPHGKPGPPGLEGSKGDAGEAGAKGVKGHRGLIGLQGLPGPAGPHGDKGDTGAVGQPGKPGDAGPRGPPGRDGSPGPQGILGIAGPRGSPGNDGKPGPVGPSGPPGPPGPPGDGIGYDAAALAALLGHGQVNNMKGPDPSQGDEPMKFNKVFELTDEERRQLVETAYERLKTTFNTFKKPDGKQSSPAKTCRDLFAAYPEYKSGHYWIDPNEGDVRDAILVYCDSEKKSSCILPQPLRTKELHYVGEDQEVWLGEMEAGMKITYKADSNQIGFLQLLSGSATQNVTYHCKNSVAFFNKEKNSYRQSLKLLAWNDAELTARGPQRLRYEAVVDECQHRMPSYAQTILSYKTEKPTRLPIIDIAVRDVGESNQQFWIEIGAVCFH